The DNA window CGGCGGCGATGTCGGTGAGGGAGAGTTCGGCATCGGCGGGCTGCGCGGCACGCAGCTGTGCCAATTGTGATCGCAGCTCGTCGATCTGTTCGTCGCCGCACAGGCCGGCGAGAGTTGCGGTGAGCTGATCCCGGGAACTTTGCAGCTCGCGGCGGCGCTGGTCGGCGGACCGCGCCGCGGCGAGGTCGGCCACCTCACCGGCCGCCAGTGCCTCGGCCATCTCACCTTGTGCCGCAGCGTGTTTGGCGTGGACGTCCAGCGTGGTTGCGCCCGGGGTCACCCGCGCGGCCAGGACACCGGGGACCTCCACCGCGGTAGGGCCGGCGGCGGTGATCGACCAGCGCTGCCCGGCCGGCAAGGAGACCTGTTCACCACCGACGATGAGTTGAATGTCTGCGGCAGCGGTGAATTCGATCGCGGCCGATGCCAGCGCCAACTGGTCACCGGTGCGATCCACTCCGGCCGCCGCGTCCTCGATGCGTCGCAGCATCGGCTCGGTGATGACGATCGTGCCGAGCTCGGTACCGATCCGCTGGCGATCCCGCTCGATGGCATGGATCTTGGCCAGCCGGGTAGTCAAACGGTCGGCCTCTTCGCGGTGGGCGAGCTGGTCGACCGTGCCGCGTGCGGATTCGGCCCGGCGCTGCAGCTCGGCAAGGGTCTGGGTGGCCTGCTGCAGCGCCACGTCGCACGCTTCGGCCTCGGCACACGCGGCCGCTTGGGCGGCTGCGGCCTCTTGGGCCTGGGCCTGCGTTTCGGCGACCGCGCCGGCGCGGGCGTCGATTTCGGCGAGCAGTTGCCGGCGTGCGGTGTGGGCGCCGCGCGCCGCGGCGGCGGTGGCGGCCGCGGCCTCGGCGACGAGCTGGGCTTCGCGCCGCTGCGCGGTGAGCGCCGCGATCTTGTCGGCTACTTCCCGCGCGGCGGCCACCCGGGGGGCGGCGGCGATACGCCGCTGGGAGAAGTCGGCCACCAGCTCGGTCAATACGGCATGGCGAGCTACCCGGTCGTCGACCTCGGCGACCGCCGCCGCGCACTCGGCGACCGCGGCCTCGGCGTCGGCCAGCCGGGTGATCGCGGCGGCCCATTCGCCCGTCGGGCGTCCGGTCGGGGTGAAATAGCGCCCGTATTCGGCGTCGATGCGTTCGATCAGCAATGGCTCGGTGCCACACAGCCCCCCGCTGTCGCCGGCGGCGACATCGAGCGCGCGCGAGAGCGCGTCGCAGCCGGACAAATCCACCGCGGCGGTCGACGCCGACTGCAGCACTCGTTGCGCGTGCCACAGCTCGCTGTCCACCGTCTCGGCCAGCATCGCCCGGACGCGTTCGTGGGCTTCGTCGCCGGTCAGCTGTTCGCGGCACGGACGGATCACGGTGAGCTCCGTCTCGCACTTCTTGTGAAATCGCTTGCGGTAGACGAAACGGTAAGGGCCGCAACTGATTTCGGCTGATACTTCGGAGCCGACGTCACTGTTGGTCGGCTTGACCTGCTTGACTTCCTTCTTCGTCGAGCGGTCCCGGGATTCCAGGAGCAGGTCCAGGGCCTCGATCATCGACGACTTGCCGATCTCGTTGGCGCCACACACCACCACGACGCCGTGGTCGGGGAATTCGATTTCCCGATGCGTTATCCCGCGGTAGTTCGTCAGGATCAGCCGGTGCAGCTTCACGCCGCCCCCCGGTCGGTGAGACGCAGCAGTAGCGCCAACGCCGCCTGCGCGTCGACGGCGGTGGTGGAGTCCTCTTCGCGCGCCGTCGCCACCAGCTCCTCTACCGCCGCGGCGGCGAAACCTCCGATACCAAGGTCGCTGAATTCACCGTCGGCCGGGATCACCGCCAGGTCGGTGTGCCGTTCCCACAGGCCCAGCCACGCGAACAACCGCGCGTATTTGTCCAGGCAAGCGTCCAGCGCGGCGCGGTCGGTGACCGTCAACGAACCGGTCAGCGCCAGGCGTACCACGGTGCGGTCCTTCTCGGTCATCAGGTCCAGGTTCATGTCGAGATCGGCGATGTCGCGGCTGGTGTCGACCTGTCGGTGCAGCGTGACGAACCGCCAGCTTCCGACGTGCCGGGCCGTCACGGAGACCGCGCGCTGCGGGTCGGCCTCGTCGATGTCGACGATCAGGACATGGCCGGGATCGGACTCCACGTCGTCGAAGTTGGTCACTTCCGGGGAGCCGGAGTACCACACCCGGCCGCTGCCGCCGACCTGGGTGAGTGAGTGCTTGTCCCCCAGCGCCACATAGTGCAGCGCGCCGCGGGTCAGCGCGGCGTCGACCTTGGCGAGGTGGATCAGCGAGGGCTTGTCCCGATCGGGATCCAGGACGTCGACCCCGCCGTGCGCGATGAGGATACGGGTGGCCGTGGCCGCCGGCACGTCGTCGAGGACGTCGGCGACCAGGTCGGTGGTCGGCACCTTCGACCGCCACGGCGCGGCGACAATTTCCAGCCCGGGACGCACCTGATGCACGCCGGCCCGATCGAGCACCACCACGTTATCCGGACGTTCCGCGGCGAACAGCGCGCTGGTGTACACCGACGAGGCATCCAGGGGATCGTGGTTGCCCGGCAGCAGGTACACCGGAATTCCGATGGCGCGCATGGCTTCCAGCGACTGTCCGATCACCTTCGGTGGGAGCTGATTGTGTTCGAAGACATCCCCCGACACGACGACGAATTCGGCCCCCACTTCCGCCGCCAGCGCGCCCAGACCGGCAACCGCGTCACGGCGGGCCGCTGAATAGCGTGGCTGCGCGTCACCGGCGAGGAAGTGCCGGGTCATGCCCAACTGCCAGTCGGCGGTGTGCAGGAATCGCATGCCGGCGACCCCCTTCCGAAGTGCGTGTTTACCAGGGCATCGCGAGTTTAGGTCTGCGCACCGACAAGACGCGGGACCTCGATCGGCAGGTCTCGGTCCAAGAAATCCGGCGACGTCGGCCGGCTCCCGGACGGCGCGTCGATTCGGGCGGCGCACCGGTCACAGAGTGGCCGCGGTCCCGAATTCCGAATCTTTTGCGCGAGTGTGAATCTATGGCGGTTGACGGGCCGATTTTTGTCGGTGGGCTCCGATAGCTTCGGGGTGTGAGTGTAGATCGGGAGGCCCTGTCGGCGGCGTTCGACGCTATCGACGCCGCCCTCGATGACCTCATCGGGTACGACTGCGATGCGTTGGCCACCCGCGAGCAGTTGGCGATGCTGGAGCGCTGCGAGAAGGTGCGTCGCCGGTTGCCGGCCATCGAACACCCGCTGATCAATTCCCTTGCCCGCCAGGCCCCGTCGGAGGAACTCGGCGGCACGCTGGCTCATGCGCTCACCGAATCGACGCTGATCAGCCGCGGCGAAGCCTCCCGGCGCATCAAGGAAGCGCGGGATCTGGGCCCG is part of the Mycobacterium mantenii genome and encodes:
- a CDS encoding AAA family ATPase, whose translation is MKLHRLILTNYRGITHREIEFPDHGVVVVCGANEIGKSSMIEALDLLLESRDRSTKKEVKQVKPTNSDVGSEVSAEISCGPYRFVYRKRFHKKCETELTVIRPCREQLTGDEAHERVRAMLAETVDSELWHAQRVLQSASTAAVDLSGCDALSRALDVAAGDSGGLCGTEPLLIERIDAEYGRYFTPTGRPTGEWAAAITRLADAEAAVAECAAAVAEVDDRVARHAVLTELVADFSQRRIAAAPRVAAAREVADKIAALTAQRREAQLVAEAAAATAAAARGAHTARRQLLAEIDARAGAVAETQAQAQEAAAAQAAACAEAEACDVALQQATQTLAELQRRAESARGTVDQLAHREEADRLTTRLAKIHAIERDRQRIGTELGTIVITEPMLRRIEDAAAGVDRTGDQLALASAAIEFTAAADIQLIVGGEQVSLPAGQRWSITAAGPTAVEVPGVLAARVTPGATTLDVHAKHAAAQGEMAEALAAGEVADLAAARSADQRRRELQSSRDQLTATLAGLCGDEQIDELRSQLAQLRAAQPADAELSLTDIAAARTELAAVQAARAAASSECEARRQAATTATTRLAELSTRAMVLQNTLETQRAELDAAAVRVAAERASAADGELEASADTTLGAAQAAQQRVTELDEALAAAAPDAAAAELADAEKEAASLRERYEEAARALREITIELSVFGTEGRQGKLDAAETEREHAASAHSQVGGRARAAQLLRSVMTRHRDTTRRRYVEPYRAELQRLGRPVFGPSFEVDIDSDLCIRSRTLNGITVPYDSLSGGAKEQLGILARLAGAALVAKEDAVPVVVDDALGFTDPDRLTKMGELFDTVGTHGQVIVLTCSPDRYDSVKGAHRIDLSA
- a CDS encoding metallophosphoesterase family protein, with translation MRFLHTADWQLGMTRHFLAGDAQPRYSAARRDAVAGLGALAAEVGAEFVVVSGDVFEHNQLPPKVIGQSLEAMRAIGIPVYLLPGNHDPLDASSVYTSALFAAERPDNVVVLDRAGVHQVRPGLEIVAAPWRSKVPTTDLVADVLDDVPAATATRILIAHGGVDVLDPDRDKPSLIHLAKVDAALTRGALHYVALGDKHSLTQVGGSGRVWYSGSPEVTNFDDVESDPGHVLIVDIDEADPQRAVSVTARHVGSWRFVTLHRQVDTSRDIADLDMNLDLMTEKDRTVVRLALTGSLTVTDRAALDACLDKYARLFAWLGLWERHTDLAVIPADGEFSDLGIGGFAAAAVEELVATAREEDSTTAVDAQAALALLLRLTDRGAA